Proteins co-encoded in one Candidatus Blochmannia sp. SNP genomic window:
- the cmk gene encoding (d)CMP kinase, producing MNNIFPVITIDGPSGVGKGTLSRRLAKILGWNLLDSGVIYRVLALVALENKININHEEKIAALVDTIQIAFINGKNRFVILFNGKEVKKNIFTENIGNCASKIATFSQVRENLLIYQRTFCKRPGLVADGRDMGTVVFPNAELKIFLYASFKERRSRRLHQLHKKSFSVNFRSLLSQIKERDERDYNRKLAPLIPAIGSLMLDSTHLSAEEVKAKVLMYIRESLVLSATVLYNTTHNQG from the coding sequence GTGAACAACATATTCCCGGTTATTACTATTGATGGACCAAGCGGAGTAGGTAAAGGAACCTTATCTAGAAGGTTGGCAAAAATTCTTGGATGGAATCTATTAGATTCAGGAGTTATTTATCGAGTTTTAGCGTTAGTAGCTTTAGAAAATAAGATTAATATTAATCATGAAGAAAAAATAGCAGCACTTGTAGATACTATACAAATAGCTTTTATAAATGGTAAAAATAGGTTTGTAATATTATTTAATGGTAAGGAAGTTAAAAAAAATATTTTTACAGAAAATATAGGAAATTGTGCATCTAAAATTGCTACTTTTTCTCAAGTACGTGAAAATTTGTTGATATATCAACGTACATTTTGTAAGCGTCCAGGACTTGTTGCTGATGGACGTGATATGGGGACAGTGGTATTTCCTAATGCAGAGTTAAAAATTTTCCTTTATGCTTCTTTTAAAGAAAGAAGGAGCCGTAGGTTACATCAGTTGCATAAAAAAAGTTTTAGTGTTAATTTTAGAAGTTTATTATCACAAATAAAAGAACGAGACGAACGTGACTATAATCGAAAATTAGCACCGTTGATTCCCGCAATTGGTTCATTGATGTTAGATTCAACTCATTTATCTGCAGAAGAAGTAAAAGCTAAAGTACTTATGTATATTAGAGAGAGTCTAGTATTATCAGCAACAGTGCTATATAATACCACTCATAATCAAGGATAG